One Microtus pennsylvanicus isolate mMicPen1 chromosome 3, mMicPen1.hap1, whole genome shotgun sequence DNA window includes the following coding sequences:
- the Polgarf gene encoding POLG alternative reading frame, producing the protein MGAGAALTRRQRLLRPRQQHSRRPPAPSSAAALASAAATNRSSGAANRHNRRRPAAESPARPGGLAVAGSAAAAAQTSWHGAGTGVSPPRHWDPRQPELGDTGSGPPRGLLLSTRPFRRRARRETASRGRGAPDGVAGASAQIRKSLSSREGRGWVRRRRSPAAARLSSPVTGRYCDPPR; encoded by the coding sequence ATGGGGGCAGGGGCGGCACTCACCCGGCGGCAGCGCCTCCTCCGCCCGCGGCAGCAGCACAGCCGGAGGCCCCCGGCACCATCTTCTGCCGCCGCCCTGGCCTCGGCGGCGGCCACCAACCGCTCCAGCGGCGCCGCCAACCGACACAACCGTCGGCGCCCGGCCGCCGAGAGCCCGGCGCGGCCCGGAGGTTTGGCGGTTGCGGGGTCGGCCGCAGCCGCTGCTCAGACCTCTTGGCACGGCGCGGGGACCGGAGTCAGCCCGCCGAGGCACTGGGACCCAAGGCAGCCCGAGCTCGGTGACACCGGGTCGGGGCCGCCGCGGGGTTTGTTATTGTCAACTCGGCCCTTCCGCCGCAGAGCACGCCGGGAAACAGCCAGCCGGGGGAGGGGCGCTCCGGACGGCGTCGCCGGGGCGTCTGCGCAGATCCGGAAGTCGCTGAGCAGCCGGGAAGGGCGCGGTTGGGTCCGCCGGCGTCGCAGCCCGGCTGCGGCTCGTCTGTCCAGCCCAGTCACGGGAAGGTACTGCGATCCCCCAAGGTGA